Proteins found in one Pelobates fuscus isolate aPelFus1 chromosome 10, aPelFus1.pri, whole genome shotgun sequence genomic segment:
- the PGAP4 gene encoding post-GPI attachment to proteins factor 4, with the protein MRLLTRINSPVCHLIIIFSLTFSLAPFCFRNLLYSPTFSRSLHLRRMSRAFLLQNMQDGTDALRFFKHKIGSSHFKYENKDNNSVPCNYKASVLHNSKAPTGSIPLVITIITTRRRPEYHYLLQVARGFLDRISECGNDCSDFQLFVCNVDSSPSSHEDACLLSQLLPSVTHYLNDEQQDNPPNQFEREKQDYAFCLSRTLETFSPEYVLLVEDDAVPKNDIFSAFFQLVQVRFPTKPLGGGLYVKFYHPERLQGYLNPEPMRILEWIGLGFLLGIILNWMYTKMFYQQRFSWCIFISFTVYSMLLAELFGRHYLLELRRLLPVLYNVVPTTECCTPAMLFSEASAHRTLVYLKETKCESGYAKDTALYKELKRRGDWAWVIEPNMVTHVGLFSTLRDGNEEEPQLL; encoded by the coding sequence ATGCGATTGCTCACACGAATCAACAGTCCGGTTTGTCACTTGATTATAATCTTCTCCTTGACGTTCTCTTTAGCCCCATTCTGTTTCCGTAACCTGCTTTATTCGCCTACCTTTTCTCGAAGTCTTCATCTCAGACGAATGAGTCGTGCGTTTTTGCTTCAGAACATGCAGGATGGAACAGATGCTTTGAGATTCTTCAAGCATAAAATCGGCTCTTCACACTTTAAGTATGAAAACAAAGATAACAACTCTGTTCCCTGTAACTACAAAGCATCTGTATTGCATAATTCCAAAGCTCCAACTGGAAGCATACCGCTTGTCATCACCATTATTACAACACGGCGTCGGCCTGAGTACCATTACCTCCTGCAGGTCGCACGTGGCTTTCTTGACCGGATATCAGAATGTGGAAATGATTGCTCAGATTTTCAACTTTTTGTCTGTAATGTAGACTCCTCTCCCTCTTCCCATGAAGATGCCTGCTTACTCTCCCAACTCCTTCCCTCTGTGACACACTATTTGAATGATGAACAGCAAGATAACCCTCCCAACCAATTTGAGCGGGAAAAGCAAGATTATGCTTTTTGTCTCTCACGTACTCTAGAGACTTTCTCTCCAGAATATGTGTTGCTTGTTGAAGATGATGCTGTACCAAAAAATGACATTTTTAGTGCCTTTTTCCAATTGGTGCAGGTGAGATTCCCCACAAAACCCCTGGGAGGTGGTCTTTATGTTAAATTCTACCATCCTGAGAGACTGCAAGGTTATTTGAACCCAGAGCCTATGCGAATTCTTGAATGGATTGGTTTAGGCTTTTTACTAGGAATAATTCTGAACTGGATGTACACTAAAATGTTTTATCAGCAGAGATTTAGCTGgtgcatttttatttcatttacagTTTACTCAATGTTGTTGGCAGAGCTTTTTGGACGCCATTATCTTCTGGAACTTAGACGGTTGTTGCCTGTGCTGTACAACGTGGTGCCTACAACTGAATGCTGCACTCCTGCAATGCTTTTTTCTGAAGCTTCTGCCCATAGAACATTGGTTTACCTTAAAGAAACAAAGTGTGAGAGTGGCTATGCAAAGGACACTGCTCTGTACAAAGAGTTAAAAAGGAGAGGAGACTGGGCATGGGTCATAGAACCCAACATGGTGACTCATGTAGGTTTGTTTTCAACACTTAGAGATGGGAATGAAGAAGAACCGCAACTGTTGTAA